One Betta splendens chromosome 8, fBetSpl5.4, whole genome shotgun sequence DNA segment encodes these proteins:
- the top3a gene encoding DNA topoisomerase 3-alpha isoform X2 — MWQRPGMLTVHLLRRSWLRLQRPGVQRRTFCAGLSVQCVDAAQQADMIRSRVQIKKVLCVAEKNDAAKGIAEIMSGGTARRREGMSKFNKIYEYEYHLFGQNVTVTMTSVSGHLLGLEFKAPLQKWHSCNPVLLFDAEVEKYCPDNMIQIKRTLEKEVRQCQALVIWTDCDREGENIGFEIIDVCKAVKPNLQVLRAKFSEITPNSIRRACESLSEPDANISDAVDVRQELDLRIGASFTRFQTLRLQKIFPDSLANKLISYGSCQFPTLGFVVERFKAIQAFIPETFYKIKVLHEVDEDTVEFSWKRNRLFNHTACLVLYQICMEDPIATVTSVTSKPKSKWRPLPLDTVELEKLASRKLRISAKETMKIAEKLYTQGFISYPRTETNIFPAGLALGPLVEQQTQSPVWGMFAQRVLEQPGGPNPRQGKNSDQAHPPIHPTKFTGALQGNEERVYEFIARHFLACVSQDALGQETVVDIDIAQEQFSTSGLMIIARNYLDVYPYDRWSAKVIPVYEQNSQFQPSAIEMVDGETSPPQLLTEADLISLMEKHGIGTDATHAEHIETIKNRMYVGLTADQRFLPGELGMGLVEGYNAMGYEMSKPNLRAELEADLKLVSEGRKDKWSVLQHHIQKYKTVFIESVRKAKKLDEALSPYLGEAQEITEAEQQHMEIPLPIRKCPHCGRDMVLRKKREGNGYLSCTGFPACKTAVWFPETVLEVSRDDSICPTCQPHPVHMLKFKFRRGSVPPMMPLEFVGCIGGCDETLREVLDLKYLRGVGAGAEGGSDPRPQPPRPAPHRTAPSLPPATSWTPQPRPPPGGGRGTDANDAIVCNCGQDALLLTVRKDGPNQGRQFYKCNSGGCNFFLWADEPSPQGPPQAPSASQPPRPSLGFRNTGGREAAAGGGVGDTMCNCNEVAATRTVQKDGPNRGRLFHTCGKPREQQCGFFQWADENVPPPGGPGGGVSRGGDVARRGRPGTGDGKPPAKKPRTCGLCHMPGHTRTTCPQR, encoded by the exons ATGTGGCAGCGGCCAGGAATGCTAACAGTCCACCTCCTAAGGAGATCTTGGCTTCGACTACAGCGGCCGGGTGTGCAGCGGAGGACTTTCTGTGCGGGGCTGAGTGTCCAGTGTGTGGACGCAGCGCAGCAGGCAGACATGATCCGGAGCCGGGTTCAGATCAAGAAGGTTCTTTGCGTGGCCGAGAAGAACGATGCGGCCAAGGGGATCGCAGAGATCATGTCCGGTGGCACAGCTCGCAGG aggGAAGGAATGTCAAAGTTTAACAAAATCTATGAGTATGAATATCATCTCTTTGGGCAG AATGTGACAGTAACAATGACGTCGGTTTCTGGTCATTTACTGGGTTTGGAGTTTAAAGCACCATTACAAAAATG GCACAGTTGCAATCCTGTGCTGTTGTTTGATGCCGAAGTAGAAAAGTATTGTCCAGATAACATGATACAAATCAAG CGAACACTAGAGAAAGAGGTGAGGCAGTGCCAGGCCTTAGTCATCTGGACAGAttgtgacagagagggagaaaacatTGGCTTTGAAATCATAGATGTCTGCAAAGCAG TGAAGCCAAATTTACAAGTCCTTAGGGCAAAGTTTTCTGAGATCACGCCCAACTCCATTCGGAGAGCTTGTGAGAGTCTATCGGAGCCAGATGCTAATATCAGCGATGCAGTCGATGTCCGTCAGGAGCTGGATCTGCGTATAG GTGCATCTTTCACTCGATTCCAGACACTTCGCCTACAAAAGATCTTTCCAGACTCTCTGGCTAATAAGCTGATCTCATACGGCAGTTGTCAGTTTCCAACTCTGGGCTTCGTGGTGGAGCGTTTCAAAGCCATCCAGgctttcatacctgagactttCTACAAGATCAAAG ttcTCCATGAAGTCGATGAGGACACTGTGGAGTTCAGCTGGAAAAGAAACCGTCTGTTCAACCACACCGCGTGCTTGGTGCTCTATCAGATATGCATGGAG GATCCCATAGCAACAGTCACCTCAGTAACCAGCAAACCCAAGAGCAAGTGGAGGCCGCTGCCTTTGGACACTGTG GAACTGGAGAAACTGGCGTCTCGGAAGCTAAGAATCAGCGCCAAAGAGACCATGAAAATAGCAGAGAAGCTCTACACCCAAGG GTTTATCAGCTACCCTCGTACAGAGACCAACATTTTCCCAGCAGGCCTGGCTCTCGGCCcgctggtggagcagcagacacaaAGCCCGGTCTGGGGGATGTTTGCCCAGAGGGTGCTGGAGCAGCCCGGGGGTCCTAACCCACGGCAGGGGAAGAACTCCGACCAAGCCCACCCTCCCATTCACCCCACCAAGTTCACCGGTGCACTACAG GGCAACGAAGAGCGTGTCTATGAGTTTATCGCCCGACACTTCTTGGCTTGCGTTTCCCAGGATGCCTTGGGGCAGGAGACAGTGGTGGACATAGACATCGCCCAGGAGCAATTCTCCACCTCAGGACTGATGATCATTGCAAGAAACTACCTGGATGTTTACCCGTATGACCGGTGGAGCGCCAAG GTGATACCTGTGTATGAGCAGAACTCCCAGTTCCAGCCCTCTGCGATCGAGATGGTGGACGGAGAGACGAGtcctccacagctgctcacTGAAGCTGATCTCATATCGCTGATGGAAAAGCACGGCATCG gGACTGATGCAACTCATGCAGAACACATTGAGACAATAAAGAATCGAATGTATGTGGGCTTAACGGCAGATCAGAGGTTTCTCCCTGGGGAGCTGGGCATGGGTTTGGTGGAGG GTTATAACGCTATGGGCTACGAGATGTCCAAACCAAACCTGCGTGCCGAGTTGGAGGCTGACCTGAAGCTGGTTTCAGAGGGCAGGAAGGACAAATGGAGCGTGCTTCAGCACCACATCCAGAAATACAAGACCGTCTTCATCGAGTCTGTCAGAAAGGCAAAAAA GTTGGACGAAGCCCTGTCACCATATCTGGGTGAAGCTCAGGAGatcacagaagcagagcagcagcacatggagATCCCTCTGCCCATCAGGAAGTGTCCTCACTGTGGACGGGACATGGTGCTCAGGAAGAAACGTGAGGGGAACGG GTACCTGTCCTGCACGGGTTTCCCAGCCTGTAAGACAGCAGTGTGGTTCCCTGAGACCGTGCTGGAGGTCAGCAGAGATGACAGCATATGTCCCACCTGTCAGCCACATCCTGTCCACAT GTTAAAGTTCAAGTTCCGCAGGGGCAGCGTCCCTCCCATGATGCCTTTGGAATTCGTTGGCTGCATCGGAGGCTGCGATGAGACGCTCAGGGAGGTGCTAGACCTGAAGTACCTCCGAGGAGTTGGTGCAGGCGCTGAGGGGGGATCTGACCCTCGACCACAACCTCCCAGACCAGCGCCACACAGAACCgccccctccctgcctcctgccACCTCCTGGACCCCGCAGCCCCGACCTCCTCCGGGCGGAGGCAGAGGCACGGACGCCAACGACGCAATTGTGTGCAACTGCGGTCAAGACGCACTCCTCCTCACCGTGCGCAAAGACGGCCCCAACCAAGGGAGGCAGTTCTACAAATGCAACTCTGGGGGCTGCAACTTCTTTCTGTGGGCAGATGAGCCCAGTCCACAGGGGCCTCCCCAGGCACCGAGCGCCTCCCAGCCTCCACGACCCTCACTGGGCTTCAGGaacacaggaggcagagaagcggctgcaggaggaggagtgggagacaCGATGTGCAACTGTAACGAGGTGGCGGCGACGCGGACGGTGCAGAAGGACGGGCCCAACAGGGGCCGGCTGTTCCACACCTGCGGGAAACCACGGGAGCAGCAGTGTGGCTTCTTCCAGTGGGCAGATGAGAACGTGCCGCCACCAG GTGGTCCCGGCGGTGGCGTCAGCAGAGGCGGAGACGTGGCCAGGAGGGGGAGGCCGGGGACGGGAGACGGCAAACCTCCCGCCAAGAAGCCTCGGACCTGCGGCCTCTGCCACATGCCGGGACACACCCGCACCACCTGCCCCCAGCGGTGA
- the top3a gene encoding DNA topoisomerase 3-alpha isoform X3: protein MRPRGSQRSCPVAQLAGGKECQSLTKSMSMNIISLGRHSCNPVLLFDAEVEKYCPDNMIQIKRTLEKEVRQCQALVIWTDCDREGENIGFEIIDVCKAVKPNLQVLRAKFSEITPNSIRRACESLSEPDANISDAVDVRQELDLRIGASFTRFQTLRLQKIFPDSLANKLISYGSCQFPTLGFVVERFKAIQAFIPETFYKIKVLHEVDEDTVEFSWKRNRLFNHTACLVLYQICMEDPIATVTSVTSKPKSKWRPLPLDTVELEKLASRKLRISAKETMKIAEKLYTQGFISYPRTETNIFPAGLALGPLVEQQTQSPVWGMFAQRVLEQPGGPNPRQGKNSDQAHPPIHPTKFTGALQGNEERVYEFIARHFLACVSQDALGQETVVDIDIAQEQFSTSGLMIIARNYLDVYPYDRWSAKVIPVYEQNSQFQPSAIEMVDGETSPPQLLTEADLISLMEKHGIGTDATHAEHIETIKNRMYVGLTADQRFLPGELGMGLVEGYNAMGYEMSKPNLRAELEADLKLVSEGRKDKWSVLQHHIQKYKTVFIESVRKAKKLDEALSPYLGEAQEITEAEQQHMEIPLPIRKCPHCGRDMVLRKKREGNGRYLSCTGFPACKTAVWFPETVLEVSRDDSICPTCQPHPVHMLKFKFRRGSVPPMMPLEFVGCIGGCDETLREVLDLKYLRGVGAGAEGGSDPRPQPPRPAPHRTAPSLPPATSWTPQPRPPPGGGRGTDANDAIVCNCGQDALLLTVRKDGPNQGRQFYKCNSGGCNFFLWADEPSPQGPPQAPSASQPPRPSLGFRNTGGREAAAGGGVGDTMCNCNEVAATRTVQKDGPNRGRLFHTCGKPREQQCGFFQWADENVPPPGGPGGGVSRGGDVARRGRPGTGDGKPPAKKPRTCGLCHMPGHTRTTCPQR from the exons ATGCGGCCAAGGGGATCGCAGAGATCATGTCCGGTGGCACAGCTCGCAGG aggGAAGGAATGTCAAAGTTTAACAAAATCTATGAGTATGAATATCATCTCTTTGGGCAG GCACAGTTGCAATCCTGTGCTGTTGTTTGATGCCGAAGTAGAAAAGTATTGTCCAGATAACATGATACAAATCAAG CGAACACTAGAGAAAGAGGTGAGGCAGTGCCAGGCCTTAGTCATCTGGACAGAttgtgacagagagggagaaaacatTGGCTTTGAAATCATAGATGTCTGCAAAGCAG TGAAGCCAAATTTACAAGTCCTTAGGGCAAAGTTTTCTGAGATCACGCCCAACTCCATTCGGAGAGCTTGTGAGAGTCTATCGGAGCCAGATGCTAATATCAGCGATGCAGTCGATGTCCGTCAGGAGCTGGATCTGCGTATAG GTGCATCTTTCACTCGATTCCAGACACTTCGCCTACAAAAGATCTTTCCAGACTCTCTGGCTAATAAGCTGATCTCATACGGCAGTTGTCAGTTTCCAACTCTGGGCTTCGTGGTGGAGCGTTTCAAAGCCATCCAGgctttcatacctgagactttCTACAAGATCAAAG ttcTCCATGAAGTCGATGAGGACACTGTGGAGTTCAGCTGGAAAAGAAACCGTCTGTTCAACCACACCGCGTGCTTGGTGCTCTATCAGATATGCATGGAG GATCCCATAGCAACAGTCACCTCAGTAACCAGCAAACCCAAGAGCAAGTGGAGGCCGCTGCCTTTGGACACTGTG GAACTGGAGAAACTGGCGTCTCGGAAGCTAAGAATCAGCGCCAAAGAGACCATGAAAATAGCAGAGAAGCTCTACACCCAAGG GTTTATCAGCTACCCTCGTACAGAGACCAACATTTTCCCAGCAGGCCTGGCTCTCGGCCcgctggtggagcagcagacacaaAGCCCGGTCTGGGGGATGTTTGCCCAGAGGGTGCTGGAGCAGCCCGGGGGTCCTAACCCACGGCAGGGGAAGAACTCCGACCAAGCCCACCCTCCCATTCACCCCACCAAGTTCACCGGTGCACTACAG GGCAACGAAGAGCGTGTCTATGAGTTTATCGCCCGACACTTCTTGGCTTGCGTTTCCCAGGATGCCTTGGGGCAGGAGACAGTGGTGGACATAGACATCGCCCAGGAGCAATTCTCCACCTCAGGACTGATGATCATTGCAAGAAACTACCTGGATGTTTACCCGTATGACCGGTGGAGCGCCAAG GTGATACCTGTGTATGAGCAGAACTCCCAGTTCCAGCCCTCTGCGATCGAGATGGTGGACGGAGAGACGAGtcctccacagctgctcacTGAAGCTGATCTCATATCGCTGATGGAAAAGCACGGCATCG gGACTGATGCAACTCATGCAGAACACATTGAGACAATAAAGAATCGAATGTATGTGGGCTTAACGGCAGATCAGAGGTTTCTCCCTGGGGAGCTGGGCATGGGTTTGGTGGAGG GTTATAACGCTATGGGCTACGAGATGTCCAAACCAAACCTGCGTGCCGAGTTGGAGGCTGACCTGAAGCTGGTTTCAGAGGGCAGGAAGGACAAATGGAGCGTGCTTCAGCACCACATCCAGAAATACAAGACCGTCTTCATCGAGTCTGTCAGAAAGGCAAAAAA GTTGGACGAAGCCCTGTCACCATATCTGGGTGAAGCTCAGGAGatcacagaagcagagcagcagcacatggagATCCCTCTGCCCATCAGGAAGTGTCCTCACTGTGGACGGGACATGGTGCTCAGGAAGAAACGTGAGGGGAACGG TAGGTACCTGTCCTGCACGGGTTTCCCAGCCTGTAAGACAGCAGTGTGGTTCCCTGAGACCGTGCTGGAGGTCAGCAGAGATGACAGCATATGTCCCACCTGTCAGCCACATCCTGTCCACAT GTTAAAGTTCAAGTTCCGCAGGGGCAGCGTCCCTCCCATGATGCCTTTGGAATTCGTTGGCTGCATCGGAGGCTGCGATGAGACGCTCAGGGAGGTGCTAGACCTGAAGTACCTCCGAGGAGTTGGTGCAGGCGCTGAGGGGGGATCTGACCCTCGACCACAACCTCCCAGACCAGCGCCACACAGAACCgccccctccctgcctcctgccACCTCCTGGACCCCGCAGCCCCGACCTCCTCCGGGCGGAGGCAGAGGCACGGACGCCAACGACGCAATTGTGTGCAACTGCGGTCAAGACGCACTCCTCCTCACCGTGCGCAAAGACGGCCCCAACCAAGGGAGGCAGTTCTACAAATGCAACTCTGGGGGCTGCAACTTCTTTCTGTGGGCAGATGAGCCCAGTCCACAGGGGCCTCCCCAGGCACCGAGCGCCTCCCAGCCTCCACGACCCTCACTGGGCTTCAGGaacacaggaggcagagaagcggctgcaggaggaggagtgggagacaCGATGTGCAACTGTAACGAGGTGGCGGCGACGCGGACGGTGCAGAAGGACGGGCCCAACAGGGGCCGGCTGTTCCACACCTGCGGGAAACCACGGGAGCAGCAGTGTGGCTTCTTCCAGTGGGCAGATGAGAACGTGCCGCCACCAG GTGGTCCCGGCGGTGGCGTCAGCAGAGGCGGAGACGTGGCCAGGAGGGGGAGGCCGGGGACGGGAGACGGCAAACCTCCCGCCAAGAAGCCTCGGACCTGCGGCCTCTGCCACATGCCGGGACACACCCGCACCACCTGCCCCCAGCGGTGA
- the top3a gene encoding DNA topoisomerase 3-alpha isoform X1, whose product MWQRPGMLTVHLLRRSWLRLQRPGVQRRTFCAGLSVQCVDAAQQADMIRSRVQIKKVLCVAEKNDAAKGIAEIMSGGTARRREGMSKFNKIYEYEYHLFGQNVTVTMTSVSGHLLGLEFKAPLQKWHSCNPVLLFDAEVEKYCPDNMIQIKRTLEKEVRQCQALVIWTDCDREGENIGFEIIDVCKAVKPNLQVLRAKFSEITPNSIRRACESLSEPDANISDAVDVRQELDLRIGASFTRFQTLRLQKIFPDSLANKLISYGSCQFPTLGFVVERFKAIQAFIPETFYKIKVLHEVDEDTVEFSWKRNRLFNHTACLVLYQICMEDPIATVTSVTSKPKSKWRPLPLDTVELEKLASRKLRISAKETMKIAEKLYTQGFISYPRTETNIFPAGLALGPLVEQQTQSPVWGMFAQRVLEQPGGPNPRQGKNSDQAHPPIHPTKFTGALQGNEERVYEFIARHFLACVSQDALGQETVVDIDIAQEQFSTSGLMIIARNYLDVYPYDRWSAKVIPVYEQNSQFQPSAIEMVDGETSPPQLLTEADLISLMEKHGIGTDATHAEHIETIKNRMYVGLTADQRFLPGELGMGLVEGYNAMGYEMSKPNLRAELEADLKLVSEGRKDKWSVLQHHIQKYKTVFIESVRKAKKLDEALSPYLGEAQEITEAEQQHMEIPLPIRKCPHCGRDMVLRKKREGNGRYLSCTGFPACKTAVWFPETVLEVSRDDSICPTCQPHPVHMLKFKFRRGSVPPMMPLEFVGCIGGCDETLREVLDLKYLRGVGAGAEGGSDPRPQPPRPAPHRTAPSLPPATSWTPQPRPPPGGGRGTDANDAIVCNCGQDALLLTVRKDGPNQGRQFYKCNSGGCNFFLWADEPSPQGPPQAPSASQPPRPSLGFRNTGGREAAAGGGVGDTMCNCNEVAATRTVQKDGPNRGRLFHTCGKPREQQCGFFQWADENVPPPGGPGGGVSRGGDVARRGRPGTGDGKPPAKKPRTCGLCHMPGHTRTTCPQR is encoded by the exons ATGTGGCAGCGGCCAGGAATGCTAACAGTCCACCTCCTAAGGAGATCTTGGCTTCGACTACAGCGGCCGGGTGTGCAGCGGAGGACTTTCTGTGCGGGGCTGAGTGTCCAGTGTGTGGACGCAGCGCAGCAGGCAGACATGATCCGGAGCCGGGTTCAGATCAAGAAGGTTCTTTGCGTGGCCGAGAAGAACGATGCGGCCAAGGGGATCGCAGAGATCATGTCCGGTGGCACAGCTCGCAGG aggGAAGGAATGTCAAAGTTTAACAAAATCTATGAGTATGAATATCATCTCTTTGGGCAG AATGTGACAGTAACAATGACGTCGGTTTCTGGTCATTTACTGGGTTTGGAGTTTAAAGCACCATTACAAAAATG GCACAGTTGCAATCCTGTGCTGTTGTTTGATGCCGAAGTAGAAAAGTATTGTCCAGATAACATGATACAAATCAAG CGAACACTAGAGAAAGAGGTGAGGCAGTGCCAGGCCTTAGTCATCTGGACAGAttgtgacagagagggagaaaacatTGGCTTTGAAATCATAGATGTCTGCAAAGCAG TGAAGCCAAATTTACAAGTCCTTAGGGCAAAGTTTTCTGAGATCACGCCCAACTCCATTCGGAGAGCTTGTGAGAGTCTATCGGAGCCAGATGCTAATATCAGCGATGCAGTCGATGTCCGTCAGGAGCTGGATCTGCGTATAG GTGCATCTTTCACTCGATTCCAGACACTTCGCCTACAAAAGATCTTTCCAGACTCTCTGGCTAATAAGCTGATCTCATACGGCAGTTGTCAGTTTCCAACTCTGGGCTTCGTGGTGGAGCGTTTCAAAGCCATCCAGgctttcatacctgagactttCTACAAGATCAAAG ttcTCCATGAAGTCGATGAGGACACTGTGGAGTTCAGCTGGAAAAGAAACCGTCTGTTCAACCACACCGCGTGCTTGGTGCTCTATCAGATATGCATGGAG GATCCCATAGCAACAGTCACCTCAGTAACCAGCAAACCCAAGAGCAAGTGGAGGCCGCTGCCTTTGGACACTGTG GAACTGGAGAAACTGGCGTCTCGGAAGCTAAGAATCAGCGCCAAAGAGACCATGAAAATAGCAGAGAAGCTCTACACCCAAGG GTTTATCAGCTACCCTCGTACAGAGACCAACATTTTCCCAGCAGGCCTGGCTCTCGGCCcgctggtggagcagcagacacaaAGCCCGGTCTGGGGGATGTTTGCCCAGAGGGTGCTGGAGCAGCCCGGGGGTCCTAACCCACGGCAGGGGAAGAACTCCGACCAAGCCCACCCTCCCATTCACCCCACCAAGTTCACCGGTGCACTACAG GGCAACGAAGAGCGTGTCTATGAGTTTATCGCCCGACACTTCTTGGCTTGCGTTTCCCAGGATGCCTTGGGGCAGGAGACAGTGGTGGACATAGACATCGCCCAGGAGCAATTCTCCACCTCAGGACTGATGATCATTGCAAGAAACTACCTGGATGTTTACCCGTATGACCGGTGGAGCGCCAAG GTGATACCTGTGTATGAGCAGAACTCCCAGTTCCAGCCCTCTGCGATCGAGATGGTGGACGGAGAGACGAGtcctccacagctgctcacTGAAGCTGATCTCATATCGCTGATGGAAAAGCACGGCATCG gGACTGATGCAACTCATGCAGAACACATTGAGACAATAAAGAATCGAATGTATGTGGGCTTAACGGCAGATCAGAGGTTTCTCCCTGGGGAGCTGGGCATGGGTTTGGTGGAGG GTTATAACGCTATGGGCTACGAGATGTCCAAACCAAACCTGCGTGCCGAGTTGGAGGCTGACCTGAAGCTGGTTTCAGAGGGCAGGAAGGACAAATGGAGCGTGCTTCAGCACCACATCCAGAAATACAAGACCGTCTTCATCGAGTCTGTCAGAAAGGCAAAAAA GTTGGACGAAGCCCTGTCACCATATCTGGGTGAAGCTCAGGAGatcacagaagcagagcagcagcacatggagATCCCTCTGCCCATCAGGAAGTGTCCTCACTGTGGACGGGACATGGTGCTCAGGAAGAAACGTGAGGGGAACGG TAGGTACCTGTCCTGCACGGGTTTCCCAGCCTGTAAGACAGCAGTGTGGTTCCCTGAGACCGTGCTGGAGGTCAGCAGAGATGACAGCATATGTCCCACCTGTCAGCCACATCCTGTCCACAT GTTAAAGTTCAAGTTCCGCAGGGGCAGCGTCCCTCCCATGATGCCTTTGGAATTCGTTGGCTGCATCGGAGGCTGCGATGAGACGCTCAGGGAGGTGCTAGACCTGAAGTACCTCCGAGGAGTTGGTGCAGGCGCTGAGGGGGGATCTGACCCTCGACCACAACCTCCCAGACCAGCGCCACACAGAACCgccccctccctgcctcctgccACCTCCTGGACCCCGCAGCCCCGACCTCCTCCGGGCGGAGGCAGAGGCACGGACGCCAACGACGCAATTGTGTGCAACTGCGGTCAAGACGCACTCCTCCTCACCGTGCGCAAAGACGGCCCCAACCAAGGGAGGCAGTTCTACAAATGCAACTCTGGGGGCTGCAACTTCTTTCTGTGGGCAGATGAGCCCAGTCCACAGGGGCCTCCCCAGGCACCGAGCGCCTCCCAGCCTCCACGACCCTCACTGGGCTTCAGGaacacaggaggcagagaagcggctgcaggaggaggagtgggagacaCGATGTGCAACTGTAACGAGGTGGCGGCGACGCGGACGGTGCAGAAGGACGGGCCCAACAGGGGCCGGCTGTTCCACACCTGCGGGAAACCACGGGAGCAGCAGTGTGGCTTCTTCCAGTGGGCAGATGAGAACGTGCCGCCACCAG GTGGTCCCGGCGGTGGCGTCAGCAGAGGCGGAGACGTGGCCAGGAGGGGGAGGCCGGGGACGGGAGACGGCAAACCTCCCGCCAAGAAGCCTCGGACCTGCGGCCTCTGCCACATGCCGGGACACACCCGCACCACCTGCCCCCAGCGGTGA